TGATTCGTTCTTTTTTAGGTTTAAACTATTAAATGTTTCTTCAATGAGATGCTTAATATTTTCTTTTTCCCTGTCGGAAGGTCTTCCATTTATTACGATTATAATGTCGTCTACATACCTAGAGTAAAAGGCAACTCTAGAATGTACCTTCTTTAATTTAATGTCAAAACTTTCTAGATATAACTCAGAGAGATAATTACTAATAGATAACCCTTCTGGTAATCCAGAAGGAGTTTTTTTCAATAAATTATATAAAATATGATATTCAACTGAATTAAGTAATGAGCTTTTTTCAATTTTTTTTAATAATTCCTCAGTATTAACAGATGAAAAAAACTTATTAATATCGAGTTTTATTATAAAATAATCTATTTCTTCTGATAAAAGGTTTGCTAAACTCTTAATAATTTTATTTCTATCTTTTATATATAGCTTGTACTTTTTCTTGATTCTATCTTTTAAGTACTCTATAACAATTTGATCCCTAATAGTTGGAATATAAACAATTCTATTTCCTGCATTTACTTGTTTGAGCCGTGAAAATTCATATGAATTATTTGCGACTTTCCTGCAAACAACATCAAGATTATCATCTAGGTGCCTTTCAAAATTTGATAAAGTAACTTTATCGACACCTGTTTTCAATTTTGGTTTCAAATAATTAAAATAATTTTTTAAAGTATCTTTATCTAATCTTGTATTCATAAAATTACACCACTTTTACATATAATAAGTATAGGTCTAGTCCATAAAAATCTATCTTGTGTATTGCCGACATAGTCAGGTGTTCCATATAGAACTTATATACGTAAAGTCTTATAGTTATCTGCAGAAATCACT
The sequence above is drawn from the Clostridium formicaceticum genome and encodes:
- the drt3a gene encoding antiviral reverse transcriptase Drt3a — encoded protein: MNTRLDKDTLKNYFNYLKPKLKTGVDKVTLSNFERHLDDNLDVVCRKVANNSYEFSRLKQVNAGNRIVYIPTIRDQIVIEYLKDRIKKKYKLYIKDRNKIIKSLANLLSEEIDYFIIKLDINKFFSSVNTEELLKKIEKSSLLNSVEYHILYNLLKKTPSGLPEGLSISNYLSELYLESFDIKLKKVHSRVAFYSRYVDDIIIVINGRPSDREKENIKHLIEETFNSLNLKKNESKTKYIDYEINKNSKSFDYLGYKLQRTYDAKKNNLNIGISDNKLTKIFNKINYIFYEYYKDRNFEKLYERLLILTSKNKIQKTKTYIKKDFSVGYMLYSVTYGLPENYKYVNDNSFDKVTKFIKRKIYKLYPIVIKNNNRRMLYSVSVCNPNRVIIYSCIPFTNLRKKVYEISKPIPYSTILRMSKRELLEKYFKIVNLN